The Fusobacterium necrophorum subsp. necrophorum genome has a window encoding:
- a CDS encoding PTS sugar transporter subunit IIA — protein sequence MKFASYLHPQFIFPDIRKETKEEVIQEMIRRIAAKDSNIKEKEALIQKMVLKREHEISTGIGEGVAIPHARIENFGDFIVAIAILEKPVLAEIGASNKFEEVSLVFLIISDVLKNKNILKVMSAISRIVMKNPDVFRKMKTEKNPSKIIDYIEETGIEISHKIIAEDVLSPDIIPVHPEDTLENVAKRFILEQKTGLPVVDTDGTFLGEITERELIEYGMPDYLSLMGDLNFLTVGEPFEEYLIHEQTTSIEELYRKDKKMIKIDRKTPIMEICFIMVYKGIHRLYVIDNGKYCGMITRSDIIKKVLHI from the coding sequence ATGAAATTTGCCAGTTATTTACACCCACAATTTATCTTTCCGGACATCCGGAAAGAAACAAAAGAAGAAGTCATTCAGGAAATGATTCGCCGCATTGCAGCAAAAGATTCCAACATAAAAGAAAAAGAAGCATTGATTCAAAAAATGGTTTTAAAAAGAGAACATGAAATTTCTACCGGCATCGGAGAAGGCGTGGCGATTCCCCATGCAAGAATTGAAAATTTTGGAGATTTTATCGTGGCGATTGCTATCTTAGAAAAACCTGTTTTGGCTGAAATCGGAGCTAGCAACAAATTTGAGGAAGTCAGCCTTGTCTTTTTGATTATCTCAGATGTTTTGAAAAATAAAAATATTCTGAAAGTCATGAGTGCTATTTCCAGAATTGTTATGAAAAACCCGGATGTTTTTCGTAAAATGAAAACAGAAAAAAATCCGTCCAAAATCATTGATTACATTGAAGAGACAGGAATTGAAATCAGTCATAAAATCATAGCGGAAGATGTTCTCAGTCCTGATATTATTCCCGTTCATCCGGAAGATACTTTGGAAAATGTTGCCAAAAGATTTATCTTGGAGCAAAAAACAGGACTTCCTGTCGTCGATACAGATGGAACTTTTTTGGGAGAAATTACAGAAAGAGAATTAATTGAGTATGGAATGCCGGATTATCTTTCTTTGATGGGAGATTTAAACTTTTTAACAGTCGGAGAACCCTTTGAAGAATATCTCATTCATGAGCAAACGACAAGCATTGAAGAATTATATCGAAAAGATAAAAAGATGATAAAAATTGACAGAAAAACGCCGATTATGGAAATTTGTTTTATTATGGTTTATAAGGGAATCCATCGTCTTTATGTCATTGACAACGGAAAATATTGCGGTATGATTACAAGATCAGATATTATCAAAAAAGTTTTACATATTTAG
- a CDS encoding DegV family EDD domain-containing protein, giving the protein MKIEIKSLNAVRLTKLFIAASRWLSKYADVLNDLNVYPVPDGDTGTNMSMTLQVVENELVKLDHEPNMKELSEIVSENILLGARGNSGTILSQIIQGFLSVVENTEEISIEVAAKAFMAAKDKAYQAVSQPVEGTILTVIRKVAEAAMRYQGPQDDFILFLVHLKNVANEAVENTPNELAKLKEAGVVDAGGKGIFYVLEGFEKSVTDPEMLKDLARIAKAKTVKRDKMEMAQEKEIAFKYCTEFIIENGNFPLEEYKSKISPLGDSMVCAQTTKKTKTHIHTNHPGQVLEIAAALGNLNNIKIENMLIQHRNLLVTEAELSQVEGLSKSPAETFLLRSENATPIAYFAIADNIDLGNRFLDDGATAVLVGGQTKNPSISDIETGLKKIHAKTIIILPNNKNIISSAKMAAERSEKEVIVFETKSMLEGHYVVKHKEESMEILLQQLTRNYSIEITKASRNTKVDDLEIEKGDCIALVNGRIVEKAKNNATLIKTLYARYLNRDSLSIFAVLGKDKEEEGIKALKEHSSRIRYQEFEAKQENYPYYIYVEQRDPNLPRIAIVTDSASDLTPELMKGYDIHIIPLRLKIGDKNYEDGVTITRKEFWNRILREKILPKTSQPSPAELHRLYQNLFDKGYESIITILLSSKLSGTQQAAKIAKEMIGNDKEIYIVDSKAVTFAEAHQVLEAARLVKEGASTKAILERLYELQDQMKIYFAVNDISYLQKGGRIGRASSIIGGLLKVKPILKLEDGEVTLETKVIGERGALSYMEKLIKNEGKKNSIILYTAWGGSNQELHNADILKKTSEDSRKIEHRSRFEIGPTIGSHSGPVYGFGMISKIR; this is encoded by the coding sequence ATGAAAATAGAAATAAAGAGCTTGAATGCAGTGAGATTAACCAAGTTATTCATTGCGGCAAGCCGTTGGCTTTCCAAATATGCCGATGTTTTAAATGATTTGAATGTATACCCTGTCCCGGACGGAGATACCGGAACAAACATGTCTATGACATTGCAGGTGGTGGAAAATGAATTGGTCAAATTAGATCACGAACCCAATATGAAAGAGCTCTCCGAAATTGTCTCTGAAAATATCCTATTGGGAGCCAGAGGAAATTCCGGAACTATTTTATCACAAATTATTCAGGGATTCTTATCTGTAGTGGAAAATACGGAAGAAATTAGCATCGAAGTTGCTGCAAAGGCTTTTATGGCGGCAAAAGATAAAGCCTATCAGGCGGTAAGTCAACCGGTGGAAGGGACTATTTTAACGGTCATTCGAAAAGTGGCGGAAGCTGCTATGAGATATCAAGGTCCCCAGGATGATTTCATTTTATTCTTAGTCCATCTAAAGAACGTAGCAAATGAGGCGGTGGAAAATACCCCGAATGAACTTGCAAAATTAAAGGAAGCCGGAGTTGTGGATGCCGGAGGAAAGGGTATTTTTTATGTTCTGGAAGGATTTGAAAAGTCCGTTACCGATCCGGAAATGCTAAAAGATTTAGCAAGAATTGCCAAAGCAAAAACAGTAAAACGTGACAAAATGGAAATGGCTCAAGAAAAAGAAATTGCTTTTAAATATTGTACGGAATTTATCATTGAAAATGGCAATTTTCCTTTGGAGGAATATAAATCTAAAATAAGTCCCTTGGGAGACTCTATGGTTTGTGCTCAAACAACCAAAAAAACAAAAACACATATCCATACAAATCATCCCGGACAAGTTTTGGAAATTGCTGCTGCCTTAGGAAATTTAAATAATATTAAAATTGAAAATATGTTAATTCAGCACCGAAATCTTTTAGTCACGGAGGCGGAACTTTCTCAAGTGGAAGGCTTGTCCAAATCACCGGCAGAAACTTTTCTATTACGAAGCGAAAATGCAACTCCGATTGCCTACTTTGCAATTGCTGATAACATAGATTTAGGAAATCGTTTCTTAGACGATGGAGCTACTGCTGTCCTAGTAGGGGGACAGACAAAAAATCCTAGTATTTCGGACATTGAAACCGGTTTGAAAAAAATTCATGCAAAAACCATTATCATTCTGCCAAATAACAAAAATATCATCTCTTCCGCAAAAATGGCTGCGGAACGTTCTGAAAAAGAGGTCATTGTCTTTGAAACCAAATCCATGTTGGAAGGTCATTACGTTGTAAAGCATAAAGAAGAATCTATGGAAATTTTATTGCAACAACTCACTAGAAATTATTCTATAGAAATTACAAAGGCATCCAGAAATACAAAAGTAGATGATTTGGAAATTGAAAAAGGAGATTGCATTGCTCTGGTCAATGGAAGAATTGTAGAAAAAGCAAAAAACAATGCCACATTGATTAAAACACTCTATGCGAGATATTTAAATCGAGACAGTTTGAGCATTTTTGCTGTTTTGGGAAAAGATAAAGAAGAAGAGGGAATCAAAGCTCTAAAAGAACATTCTTCTCGTATTCGATACCAGGAATTCGAAGCAAAGCAGGAAAATTATCCTTACTACATCTATGTGGAACAACGAGATCCGAATCTACCTCGAATTGCTATTGTAACGGATTCCGCCTCCGATTTAACGCCGGAGTTGATGAAAGGCTATGATATTCATATTATTCCGCTTCGTTTAAAAATTGGAGACAAAAATTATGAAGATGGGGTTACTATTACCCGAAAAGAATTTTGGAATAGAATTTTGCGAGAAAAAATTTTACCCAAAACATCTCAACCTTCTCCGGCAGAGTTACATAGATTATATCAAAATTTATTTGATAAGGGCTATGAATCGATCATTACTATTTTATTATCCAGCAAGCTGAGCGGGACACAACAAGCCGCTAAAATTGCAAAAGAAATGATTGGAAATGACAAAGAAATTTACATTGTCGATTCTAAGGCGGTCACTTTTGCAGAAGCTCATCAAGTACTGGAAGCTGCGAGACTGGTAAAAGAGGGGGCTAGTACAAAAGCTATCTTAGAAAGACTTTATGAATTACAAGATCAAATGAAAATATATTTTGCCGTGAATGACATTAGCTATCTGCAAAAAGGAGGAAGAATCGGAAGAGCTTCCTCCATCATTGGAGGTCTCTTAAAAGTAAAGCCTATTTTAAAACTGGAAGACGGAGAAGTTACCTTAGAAACCAAAGTAATTGGAGAAAGAGGAGCTTTGTCCTATATGGAAAAATTAATTAAGAATGAAGGAAAGAAAAACAGTATTATTCTTTATACTGCTTGGGGAGGAAGCAATCAAGAATTGCACAACGCGGATATTTTGAAAAAAACCTCCGAAGATTCTCGTAAAATAGAACATCGAAGTCGTTTTGAAATCGGTCCTACAATCGGTTCCCACAGCGGGCCTGTCTATGGTTTTGGAATGATTTCTAAAATTCGATAA
- a CDS encoding XRE family transcriptional regulator yields the protein MSIGEKIKKSRNEKSLSLRELAVKVDLSASFLSQIEQGKASPSIENLKKIATALDVRVSYLIEDDEVQKNVDFVKKENIKYIESRDSNTKMALLTVSHAEKTMEPILYEIGPGGESGRNSYSHSGEEFIYITQGELEVYINDTVYKLKEGDSLYFKSNQQHRFKNSSKKETKAIWVVSPPGF from the coding sequence ATGAGTATCGGGGAAAAAATTAAGAAAAGCAGAAATGAAAAAAGTTTATCTTTAAGGGAATTGGCAGTAAAGGTGGATTTATCTGCAAGTTTCTTATCTCAAATCGAGCAAGGGAAGGCATCTCCTTCTATTGAAAATTTAAAAAAAATAGCGACTGCTTTGGACGTTCGAGTCAGCTATTTAATTGAAGATGATGAAGTTCAAAAAAATGTTGATTTCGTAAAAAAAGAAAATATCAAGTATATTGAAAGTAGAGATTCCAATACAAAAATGGCTTTATTGACAGTTTCTCATGCTGAAAAGACAATGGAACCTATTTTGTATGAAATCGGTCCCGGAGGAGAAAGTGGAAGAAATTCTTATTCTCACAGTGGAGAAGAGTTTATTTATATTACGCAAGGAGAGTTGGAAGTCTATATCAATGATACAGTTTACAAGCTAAAGGAAGGAGATAGTTTGTATTTTAAATCCAACCAACAACATCGTTTTAAAAATTCTTCTAAAAAAGAAACAAAAGCTATTTGGGTTGTGAGTCCGCCCGGATTTTAA
- a CDS encoding CinA family nicotinamide mononucleotide deamidase-related protein, whose translation MKAACILVGTELLNGAMVDTNSLYMAEELNKVGIELPYKMTVRDVKEEIIDALQFCHSRVDLVILSGGLGPTLDDITKEAIADFLGKKMIVEAEELEVLHQKFASRGLPILEMNTKEVEKPEGAISFENSVGMAPAIYLDKIAAFPGVPRELYDMFPKFLSYFTQEKNWKQEIYIKDIITYGIPESLLENRVKDCFQEKGIFYEFLVKNYGILIRMQTNASQKNKVEKIKEKIYNIIGNFIIGEDSVKIEEKIVEYLKEKHWKISLAESCTGGLLADHFIRLAGVSDVFYEAIVSYDNEAKQKRLGVQKETLDYYGAVSENTAKEMLLGLSTEVAVSTTGIAGPGGGSKEKPVGLVYIGIRVLDKTYIIKKQFHGNRQQIRKRTVLEALVSLFQILTKGCEM comes from the coding sequence ATGAAAGCAGCTTGTATTCTGGTGGGTACGGAACTATTAAATGGGGCTATGGTAGATACCAATAGCTTATATATGGCGGAAGAATTAAATAAAGTGGGAATTGAATTACCTTATAAAATGACAGTTCGAGATGTCAAAGAGGAAATTATAGATGCTCTTCAATTCTGCCATTCTCGTGTGGATCTTGTAATTCTTTCCGGAGGCTTAGGTCCCACTTTGGATGATATTACCAAAGAAGCTATCGCTGATTTTTTAGGGAAAAAAATGATTGTGGAAGCGGAAGAATTAGAAGTATTACATCAAAAATTTGCCTCTCGAGGTCTTCCTATTTTAGAAATGAATACAAAAGAAGTTGAAAAACCGGAGGGAGCAATCTCCTTTGAAAATTCTGTGGGTATGGCTCCTGCTATCTATCTCGATAAAATTGCAGCCTTTCCGGGAGTTCCCAGAGAACTTTACGATATGTTCCCCAAATTTTTATCTTATTTCACCCAAGAAAAAAATTGGAAACAGGAAATTTACATCAAAGATATTATTACCTACGGAATTCCGGAGTCACTTCTGGAGAATCGGGTAAAAGATTGTTTTCAGGAAAAGGGAATTTTTTATGAATTTTTAGTAAAAAATTATGGAATCTTAATTCGTATGCAAACAAACGCTTCCCAAAAAAATAAAGTGGAAAAAATCAAAGAAAAGATATATAATATCATAGGCAATTTTATTATTGGCGAAGATTCTGTCAAAATAGAAGAAAAAATTGTAGAGTATTTAAAAGAAAAACATTGGAAAATATCTCTTGCAGAGTCATGTACCGGTGGACTGCTTGCAGACCATTTTATTCGTTTAGCAGGAGTTTCGGACGTTTTTTATGAAGCTATCGTTTCCTATGATAATGAAGCAAAACAAAAACGACTCGGAGTTCAAAAAGAAACTCTGGACTACTATGGAGCCGTCAGTGAAAATACGGCAAAAGAAATGCTTTTGGGACTTTCTACAGAAGTAGCCGTTTCTACTACCGGTATCGCAGGACCGGGAGGTGGAAGCAAAGAAAAACCTGTTGGACTTGTTTACATAGGGATTCGAGTTCTAGACAAGACCTATATTATCAAAAAACAATTTCACGGGAATCGACAACAAATTCGAAAACGTACCGTTTTAGAGGCCTTAGTAAGCCTTTTTCAAATTTTAACTAAAGGGTGTGAAATGTGA